The genomic interval GTATGAAAAGCTTCACACACCGCCGTTGCGGTCCGCTCTGGATGTTGCCAAGGAACGGAAGAGCCGGAGGAGATTTTAGATTTTTGATTTCCGATTTTTGATTTCGGAAGCTCGGATTTCGGAGGACACGAATTTTCACGCATGAGGAAAAAGCGGTGATGAAGGGGTGGAGAAATGGAGTGGTGGAGTGATGGAGGCAATGGAGTGATCATTACGGCTTTATGATTCTGTCGTTCTGATATGAAGCTGCCGAAAGGCTGAGGAACCGCGGAATACGGAATACGTGCAAGGGGAGAGGAATTCTGGATTTCAGATTTTCAGAAGGGATGAAAGGGAGACAAGGGGCCTGGAGGGGCGCGTGGAGTGATGGTGGGGCATCCCCGTTTTTTCCGCTTCTGCTTTTTACAGTTTCAACCAGCGTTTGAGCGCGGCTTCCACTTCGCCAATGACGCGAGCGTCAAACCTTCCGGGAGCTTTGCGGACGAATTCGGTGAACTTCACCGGCTGGATGCTTTGGGCGTTGATGTAGCTTTGCTCGCGCAACCAACGCACGCGGGGCAACGTGACCTCGTACGGTGTGTCCTCGAATTGTTTGGTGATCAAAACCACGCTGGCCAGCGCAAGCCGGGCATCACTTTGAGCCGCCAACACGAGCGCATAACGCGGTTTACCAACCAGGCCCAAGTCAATGAACCAAACTTCGCCCGGTTGGGGAACAGTCGTCATGCTTAAAACTCGTCAGCCAGCGCATTGCGACGGGCGACAGGGCTCAAAACCTCATCTTCCGGGCTGTCTGCCTGGACAGGGAACGGGATTGCCCGGCGCTTAATGATCTGTTTGTAAAAAAGTTCCAATGCGGCCCGTGGTTTCAGTCCGATCTCTTCCAAGACGGCTTCAGCTTGGCGTTTGAGTTCGGGGTCAATACGGCTTTTGGCAATTGCGCTCATGTGCCCAATGTGGCCCAAATGTGGCCCTTTGTCAAAAGTAGAAAGCACAAAAGCGGAGGACACGATTGCCCGAATTCTCACGAATGAAGAAAAGCGGAAAGCGGGAGGGGATTTTAGAATTTTGATTTTTGATTTTCGATTGGGACGGCGGATTGCGCAGGGGGAGACGGGGAGGATTGTCGAGGACATAGGATATCAGGATATCAGTCCTTGCAAACGGGGTTTTTTGGCTAACAATTGAGCATGAAGCTTTCCGTAACGCTTGATCGCACCAAGCTGGGAATTCCGAGGCGAGCCGCTGCGCGATGCCATTCAACTCGGCGAATGCCCGGATACTCCATCACTCCAATACCCCAACACTCCATTACCCCACCCTTTGTTTGCCGATGAAACCCAAGCTTTTAATTGTGGATGATGATGAGGAGATACGGGCGCAGATGAAATGGGCGCTGGTGCAGGATTATGATGTGGCCCTGGCGGACGATCGGCCCAAAGCGCTGGAGTGTTTCAAGGACCAGCGGCCACAGGTCGTGTTATTGGACCTGGGTCTGCCGCCCCAGCCGGGAACACCGGAGGAGGGCCTGGCAGCGCTCGCGGAGATGCTGGTGTTGGACAAAACTGCGAAAATCATCATTGTTTCGGGCCAGGGTGAGAAGACCAACGCGCTCGAGGCCATCGGCGCGGGTGCTTACGATTTTCTGACCAAGCCGGTTCAGCTCGAGGAACTGAAGGTCATCCTGAGGCGGACCTTTCATGTTGCGGGTTTGGAGCGCGAGTACCGCGAGCTGCAATTGCGGCTCCAGGCTGATACGTTCGAGGGCCTGCTGGGCACCAGTCCGCAGATGCAGCGGGTATTCACCTCGATTCGCAAAGTGGCTACAACGGAGGCGCCGGTTCTGGTTCTGGGCGAGAGCGGGACGGGCAAGGAGATGGTGGCCTTGGCGATACATCGGCGAAGCGCGCGGAAGGATGGGCCGTTTGTG from Verrucomicrobiia bacterium carries:
- a CDS encoding type II toxin-antitoxin system PemK/MazF family toxin, with translation MTTVPQPGEVWFIDLGLVGKPRYALVLAAQSDARLALASVVLITKQFEDTPYEVTLPRVRWLREQSYINAQSIQPVKFTEFVRKAPGRFDARVIGEVEAALKRWLKL
- a CDS encoding type II toxin-antitoxin system RelB/DinJ family antitoxin, coding for MSAIAKSRIDPELKRQAEAVLEEIGLKPRAALELFYKQIIKRRAIPFPVQADSPEDEVLSPVARRNALADEF